Proteins from a genomic interval of Zingiber officinale cultivar Zhangliang chromosome 1B, Zo_v1.1, whole genome shotgun sequence:
- the LOC121988759 gene encoding transcription factor MYB59-like, with protein MAVMRKGPWIEQEDLQLVRFVDLFGDRRWDFIAKVSGLNRTGKSCRLRWVNYLHPDLKHGRITPQEERLILELHSRWGNRWARIARRLPGRTDNEIKNYWRTHTRKKKKKAQERSRKLAAASSVDRSVSLSEAASPEVEAVRELDGGVTAWFEETNDGWYVDQLCSNISLPDPSVSFGEEFETSMMPSPAWEYGPYSLWKIDDDDDSKS; from the exons ATGGCGGTTATGCGAAAGGGCCCCTGGATCGAGCAAGAAGACCTTCAACTGGTACGCTTCGTGGACTTATTCGGTGACCGTCGTTGGGATTTCATAGCCAAAGTCTCAG GTCTGAATCGGACCGGGAAGAGTTGCCGGCTCCGCTGGGTCAACTACCTCCACCCCGACCTCAAGCACGGCCGCATCACCCCTCAAGAAGAGCGCCTCATTCTCGAACTCCACTCGCGATGGGGAAACAg GTGGGCGAGAATTGCCCGGAGGCTGCCGGGTCGCACCGACAACGAGATAAAGAACTACTGGAGAACGCacacgaggaagaagaagaagaaggcccagGAACGGAGCCGGAAGCTGGCAGCGGCATCATCCGTGGACCGCTCCGTCAGCCTCAGCGAAGCCGCGTCGCCGGAAGTTGAAGCCGTTCGTGAACTCGACGGCGGAGTAACTGCATGGTTCGAGGAGACTAACGACGGCTGGTACGTGGATCAACTCTGCAGTAATATTTCTCTTCCTGACCCCTCCGTGAGCTTCGGCGAGGAATTCGAGACGTCAATGATGCCTTCTCCTGCGTGGGAGTACGGCCCGTACTCTCTGTGGAAGATCGACGATGACGACGACTCAAAATCATAG